The following coding sequences lie in one Dunckerocampus dactyliophorus isolate RoL2022-P2 chromosome 4, RoL_Ddac_1.1, whole genome shotgun sequence genomic window:
- the bag4 gene encoding BAG family molecular chaperone regulator 4 has translation MDAPQYPGYPSHYWYPQSHSTGHYANTYPSGSDGQPQYNPQVLPGGFPDGHGVYSPAQSQYSASGFHPSNPFYCADPQRAPPAPYPNQNCPAEQSTGPAGQPHSQNQHYAGIHCQGGPGYPQGPYSHYNEGGHAMPPNTLYPTGQSLHPNPQAEAWTHPGAYTSSQQQWQPGQQPPQSHYGNPVRPLHPPAWPGTGTGAPPPYQPKDQLHQRAPQVGPKPKPNTSPNRTNGKPTEISSPPQIYNKTGRSDPSQSEAPPSAPTQYPAPANAGSQSQSDNPSLARVQQVMARVFLLQEDVDEFVGKKMDKSYRCLEELLTKELLELDSVETQGLENVRQARKEAVQRIQAILDRLEKKAF, from the exons ATG GACGCTCCACAGTATCCAGGCTACCCTTCACACTACTGGTACCCCCAGTCTCATTCCACTGGACACTATGCAAATACCTACCCCTCTGGATCTGATGGCCAGCCACAGTATAATCCACAG GTACTGCCTGGAGGTTTTCCAGATGGACACGGTGTCTACAGCCCAGCACAGAGTCAGTATTCAGCAAgtggtttccatccatccaaccctTTCTACTGTGCTGACCCTCAGAGAGCACCTCCAGCACCTTACCCCAACCAAAACTGTCCAGCAGAGCAAAGCACTGGGCCAGCTGGACAGCCACACTCCCAAAACCAGCACTATGCTGGTATACACTGTCAAGGA GGTCCTGGATATCCTCAAGGGCCATATTCTCACTACAATGAAGGTGGTCATGCAATGCCTCCGAACACCCTATATCCCACTGGCCAGTCTCTGCATCCCAACCCCCAGGCTGAAGCTTGGACACACCCTGGTGCATATACATcctcacagcagcagtggcagccaGGCCAACAGCCTCCCCAGAGCCATTATGGAAATCCTGTTCGTCCACTACATCCTCCAGCTTGGCCAGGGACTGGAACTGGTGCACCACCACCTTATCAACCTAAG GACCAGCTGCACCAGCGTGCACCACAAGTCGGACCAAAACCCAAGCCGAACACATCCCCAAATCGTACCAATGGGAAACCTACAGAAATTAGTTCACCTCCCCAAATCTACAACAAAACAGGGAGAAGTGATCCCTCACAAAGTGAGGCCCCACCCTCTGCTCCAACCCAATATCCTGCTCCGGCCAATGCTGGATCTCAGTCCCAGAGCGATAACCCCAGTTTAGCTCGGGTCCAACAAGTAATGGCTAGAGTGTTTCTGCTTCAGGAAGATGTTGATGAGTTTGTGGGCAAAAAAATGGACAAGAGTTATCGATGCCTGGAGGAACTTCTGACCAAAGAGCTGCTGGAGCTAGACTCTGTGGAGACTCAAGGACTTGAAAATGTCCGTCAAGCCCGAAAGGAGGCTGTACAAAGGATCCAGGCCATTCTGGACCGGCTAGAGAAGAAAGCCTTCTAA
- the lsm1 gene encoding U6 snRNA-associated Sm-like protein LSm1, which translates to MNYVPGTASLIDEIDKKHLVLLRDGRTLIGYLRSIDQFANLVFHQTVERIHVGKKFGDIPRGIFIVRGENVVLLGEIDMEKPCDTVLQQVSIEEILEEQRLKQQTKQETEKVKMQVLKDRGLSIPKADNLDEY; encoded by the exons ATGAACTACGTACCTGGGACGGCGAGTCTCATCGACGAGATCGACA AAAAACACCTGGTTCTCCTCCGAGATGGCAGAACACTGATCGGGTACCTCAGAAGCATTGACCAGTTcg CCAATTTGGTTTTCCATCAGACAGTTGAACGCATCCATGTGGGGAAGAAGTTTGGTGACATCCCCAGAGGAATCTTCATTGTGAGAGGAGAAAATGTGGTGCTTCTTGGCGAAATA GACATGGAAAAACCATGTGACACAGTCCTGCAGCAGGTTTCCATTGAGGAGATCCTGGAGGAGCAGAGATTAAAACAGCAAACCAAACAGGAGACAGAGAAGGTCAAGATGCAGGTTCTGAAAGACAGAGGCCTCTCCATCCCCAAAGCTGATAACTTGGATGAATATTAA
- the LOC129179293 gene encoding dual specificity protein phosphatase 26-like, translating into MSYTSKLPASWNDRPTPRKVEIDLSSPGLAVFELERLLFTGKAIMSHADEVWPRIYVGDQHSAENRNDLSKHGITHILNAAHSKCRGCPEIYQGLNITYMGIEAHDSCGFDMSVNFQAAADFIHMALSRGGKVLVHCHVGVSRSATLVLAYLMLKQRLTLVEAICAVKENRGVIPNRGFLRQLIHLDGQLFGKHC; encoded by the exons ATGTCTTATACATCCAAACTTCCTGCATCCTGGAATGACAGACCCACTCCTAGGAAGGTGGAAATTGACCTTAGTTCCCCTGGTTTGGCTGTGTTTGAGCTGGAACGACTCTTGTTTACTGGCAAAGCCATCATGAGCCATGCCGATGAAGTGTGGCCAAGGATCTACGTTGGTGATCA ACACAGTGCAGAGAACCGGAATGATCTGTCCAAGCATGGAATCACTCATATCCTGAATGCAGCTCACAGTAAATGTCGAGGATGTCCTGAGATCTACCAGGGATTAAATATTACCTATATGGGCATAGAGGCTCATGATTCATGTGGCTTTGACATGAGCGTGAACTTCCAGGCAGCTGCAGATTTTATCCACATGGCTCTTAGCAGGGGAG GCAAAGTACTGGTACATTGCCATGTAGGAGTGAGCCGTTCTGCCACCTTGGTCCTTGCATACTTAATGCTGAAGCAAAGGCTCACCCTTGTGGAGGCAATTTGTGCTGTGAAAGAGAACAGGGGGGTCATACCAAACCGTGGTTTCCTCCGACAACTTATCCATCTAGATGGGCAACTTTTTGGCAAACATTGCTGA
- the LOC129180489 gene encoding alpha-1-antitrypsin homolog produces MMHAALGVWILSALVCVGKGHHHEGHTDDSGAQVTLANKEFAFHLYRRMAAHPVTQGKNIFYSPSSVSVALAALSVGARGETRQQLFSGLGYNSSQVTHTDVHQAFSTLLKSQDQSPDISDGTAVFLDNAFEPKPEFMKVLKESFYTDGFNVDFHQTTESASTINKYVADKTHGKIDKLVENLDPSTIMYLISYIYFKGKWDTPFNPELTKADTFNVDENTKVSVEMMNNEDSFDVYHDLAVNTTILRLPFNSSYSMLLLLPEHMAELEKEICPQHVAKWSKWMKSRTYDVFVPKFSIKTSYSLNDVLAEMGMSHMFDDRADLSGISEGQKLRVSKVVHQAALDVDEAGATAAAATGIGITLMSFQHIPVLKFNRPFMVLITENTTGHILFMGKIINPNM; encoded by the exons ATGATGCATGCAGCCCTGGGTGTCTGGATCTTATCAGCATTGGTCTGCGTGGGAAAAGGCCACCACCATGAAGGTCACACTGATGACAGCGGCGCACAGGTTACCTTAGCAAACAAGGAGTTTGCCTTCCATCTGTACCGGAGGATGGCAGCTCATCCTGTCACGCAAGGCAAGAACATCTTCTACTCCCCGAGTAGTGTGTCTGTCGCCTTGGCTGCATTGTCGGTTGGAGCCCGGGGAGAGACCCGCCAACAGCTGTTCAGTGGTCTGGGTTACAACAGCAGCCAAGTTACGCACACAGATGTGCATCAGGCCTTCAGTACGCTCCTGAAAAGCCAAGATCAGTCACCAGACATCAGCGATGGGACTGCCGTGTTCCTGGATAACGCCTTCGAGCCAAAACCCGAGTTCATGAAGGTTTTGAAAGAGTCCTTTTATACAGATGGGTTCAATGTCGACTTCCACCAAACAACAGAAAGTGCTAGTACCATCAATAAGTATGTAGCGGATAAGACACATGGCAAGATTGATAAACTGGTGGAGAACCTGGATCCAAGCACTATCATGTATCTCATCAGCTACATCTACTTCAAAG GAAAGTGGGACACTCCTTTCAATCCTGAGCTCACAAAAGCGGACACTTTCAATGTTGATGAGAATACCAAG GTTTCTGTCGAGATGATGAATAATGAGGATAGCTTTGATGTCTATCATGACCTGGCAGTCAACACAACAATCCTTCGCCTGCCTTTCAACAGCTCTTACTCCATGCTCCTTTTGTTGCCTGAACACATGGCGGAACTAGAGAAGGAAATTTGTCCACAACATGTTGCTAAATGGTCAAAATGGATGAAATCCAG GACATATGATGTATTTGTTCCGAAATTCTCCATCAAGACCTCCTATTCTCTGAACGACGTGTTGGCTGAAATGGGAATGTCTCACATGTTTGATGATCGAGCAGATTTGAGTGGAATTTCAGAAGGGCAGAAACTCAGAGTCTCCAAG GTTGTGCACCAAGCGGCCCTTGATGTGGACGAGGCTGGAGCCACTGCTGCAGCTGCAACAGGCATTGGCATCACTCTGATGTCCTTCCAACACATCCCTGTGCTGAAGTTCAACCGTCCATTTATGGTTCTCATCACTGAAAACACCACAGGCCACATCCTCTTTATGGGAAAGATAATCAACCCAAACATGTGA